Part of the Prevotella communis genome is shown below.
CGAGATTAGTCCTATCGTTGAGGGCCGTGCTACAGTGAAGGCTACCTACAACGGTCAGACCAAGATATTCCTGATTAACTAAGGGAATGCTATCATAAAAAATAAGAGGTGAGATTGAAACGTCTCACCTCTTATTTTTTTTATTTCTTTGGTTGTTTATTGAACTTATAGGCAACGGAGAGCATCAGGTAGCGGGGGATGCAGTTGTTCCAAGTCTCTGTGCGACCTTGTGCATTGACGCTGTATTGCTTGTTGGAAAGCTGGTGCAGCAGGTCGAAGGCCGTGAACTTCAATGTGAGTTTCTCGTTGAACAGTGAGCGTGCCAGTTCGGCATTCCACACCAGGTCGTCGGTGTTCATCATCTCACTCTGATAGCCCCTGCGACTATACATGCGGATGTCGGTAGCGATGTTCAGTTCTACCCAGGGAATGGTGTAGCGCAGCAGTCCACCGTAGTTATAGTCGAAGGCCGAGATATTCTCGAAGTTGGCACGATGGCTGGTTGAACGGCGCCAGTCTATCTCGCCGCTGATACCAATGGTGAGCTTGTCCTTTTGGTATTCTACACCCAGGTGCTCGTTGAGCGTCCAGTTGTGTACGGTGCTCTTCAGGAAGTCATATTCCTCAAAGGGCTTATTGGATTCATAGACCACATCGAAATCTACAGAATGGAGATAATCGACGCTGAAACGCTGTTGCAGGGTGATTCGTTTGGCACTGTCGAGTGGTTGCTCATAGCTCGTGCCGAGGTTCCAGTTCCAGTTGCCGTTGATATTGTCCTGCATATAGGTATAGACACCTGTCGCGGTATCGTAGATGGTGCGTGTACCAATAGAGTGCTGAGTCAGCGAGGCATTACTCCACACACGGATGAAACGGCGGATGGAGTCATTGTTGAACTGAAAACCGATATTCACGTTATGTGTCAGCGTAGGTTTCAGGTCAGGGTTGTTGATGGTGGTGACCAGTGGGTTGGTTGTATCATCGACGGGCATCAGGTCTGCCAAGGATGGTCTGCTCATGTTCATGCTATAGCCTAAGCTGTTCAGGCCATTCTTCTTGCCCCAGCGCGACCAGCTGATGCTAGGCGCTATTTCCACGTAACTGCGACGGGCAATGGTGTCGAGCCCGGCAAAGTCATTATAATAAAGTCGCTCGTGTGGATTCTTGATGGGGAGTGAGAATGAGAAATACTCATTGTCGCTGGAGTGCATGACCTCTAATGTGGTACTGGCGGTACGAGTAAGCAGTTGTTGCTCGTCGCAGTTGTTAAGGTCTATCACACTCTTCAGTTCTTCATGCGTGGAAGGTAGCCATTCCGTCTGTAGTTTGTCCTCAGCCAAACGGTCCAGGCGATAACGCAGGTTATTGCTATTGTCTAACGACTGCGTATAACTGGCATTGGCGCCAATAAACCACCTGTTGAGTAGCTGGAGATAATAGCCGAATTCTGCCTCATAGCTATAATTGTCACCATGTGTGTCGGCATAGTTATGGCGCAGGTCCGTATCACTTGTCTGTGTGAAGAGTGTGCGGTTCATCGTCCAGCTGTCGCTTGGTTTCTGGCGCGTATAGCTGCCAGTCAGTCCGCCCATCAGATAATCGCCCCAGGCGAATTTATGATGTAAGCCGATTGTACCACTTAGGTTCAGCGTGCGGTAACGTGTCAATCCGTCGTTGAAGGATTGGTTGATGAGGCTCTCGCGGTAGGTGGAGTCCTGACTGCCGTTAGTGCGATGCCCATTGGTATAGGTGACATTGAGTGTACCCCACAATGTGACAGGCTTCTTTATTTGGAAGTAGTCAAAGGCCTGAAAACGGAAATCTTTCTGGCGGCTCCATGACTCAGAGCCTCCAAGGATATTTCCGCCTGTGGCAAAGCGCTCGCTGGAAGTACGGCTCATATTATCGGCATCATCCCATGCGAAGACGGCATCGAGGTTGGTCTCCCAGTTTTTGTCAGCATCTTCGGTCTCAATATGCAGGCCCGTCTGTTTCATAGACCTTAGTCCCTGCGGCGTATTACTGGGTGTCCATTCGCCTTCAGCTCCAGGCCTGTGGGTTTCATTCACGTTGTTGGCATTAGCAAAGACGCTTACACGTGAGTGGTCATCATAGTAGAGGCCGAACAGGCGTCCCATGTAACGTTTGTCGGTACCGTACCCGCCTTCAATATTACCCATCAGACCACGATTGTATTCGCGCTTCAGCTGCACATCCATCACGTAGTCTTTCTTCTCGACATCATGGCCAATGAGTTCACTCTGTTTGGTACTCTTGTCAAAGACTTTCAGTTCCTTCACGGTGTAGTAGGGCAGGTTGTCGAGCATTACCTTGTTCTGTCCCTTAAAGAAGTCCTTACCGTTCAGCGTGAGATAGTCCACTTTCTTGCCGTTGATATAGATGTCTCCGTTGTCCTTGAGTTCGGCACCGGGCATCTGACGAATCAGTCCGTCGAGCATAGAACCTTCTGGCAGGTTAAAGGCGGAGGCATTATACACCAGCGTGTCACCACGATAGGCCAGTTTTACCTTGGTACCTGTTACGACGACTCCTCCGAGTCCGATTTCCTTATAGATATCATCGTCGCTGCGCTGCTTCTTCTTCATGAGGATGCGAGGCAGTTCAAACCATGAGTTGCGTGCAATATGGCGCAACTTATAGTTCATTGTGGTATCATTATATCCTTCGGCAGAGGCTTTGATGATATAGTCGGCATTCTTAGCAGGTACCTTAAACTGGTAATAAGAAGAAGTGCTCCATGTCCAACAGGTCATAGAGTCCACAAACGTAGAGTCTGAACGCATCAATGTGATGAGTGCTTTCACCTTGGCCTTGGTGAACGAGTCATAGACTTCGCCCGATAGTTCAATGGTGCGCTCTTTCTTTTTCCTAACCTGAGTGGTGTCGGCTTGTGCATAGCAAGCTAAGGCCGATAGCCAAACTGCTATTCCAACTAGTATTGTCTTCATATTATAGTTTGCCTTGATCACCGAGATAGGAGTCTTTAAAACCAAGGAAATAAAGCACGCCATCGAGTCCGATGGTATTGATGCTCTGCTTGGCGTTGGCCACCACACGCGGTTTAGCGTGGAAGGCGATGCCCAGTCCGGCTTCGGATATCATAGGCAGGTCGTTGGCACCATCGCCCACGGCAATAGTCTGGGCCAGGTTCACTTTCTCTACCTGTGCAATGAGTTTCAGAAGTTCAGCCTTACGATGGCCGTCCACAATCTCGCCCACATAGTTACCGGTGAGCTTGCCGTTCTCGTCGACCTCCAACTCGTTGGCATAGACATAGTCAATACCGTATTTGCGCTGCAGGTGTTCGCCGAAATAGGTGAATCCACCACTGAGAATGGCTATCTTATAGCCGCAGCGCTTGAGGATGGTCATCAGGCGGTCAACGCCCTCGGTGATGGGCAGATGTTCGGCAATATCTTGCATCACACTGACATCGAGACCCTTGAGCAATTTTACACGACGCGTAAAACTTTCCTTGAAATCAATCTCGCCACGCATAGCGCTCTCGGTAATGGCACGCACCTGTGCACCAACGCCAGCGCGCTCGGCCAACTCGTCGATACACTCGGTCTGGATAAGGGTGGAGTCCATATCGAAACAGATAAGGCGACGCATACGGCGGAACATATCATCACGCTGGAAAGAGAAGTCAATCTCCATCTCGGCCGACAGTTTGAGGAACTTTGACTGCATCTCGTGACGGTTGGCGGGCTCGCCGCGCAGTGAGAATTCAATGCAGGCACGGGTGTGCTTAGCTGGGTTCTTGATACTCTTACGACCAGTTAAACGGATGATGGAGTCAATATTCAGACCTTGATCGGCAATGACGCGTGTGGCAGCTTCAATCTGCTTGGCTTCCAACTGGCGCCCCATCACCATGAGGATATAGCGGTTCTTGCCTTGATGGCCCACCCAGTCCTCGTATTCTTCATCGGTGATAGGGGCAAAGCCGATGTTTACGCCCAGTTCGGTAGCCTTGAACAACAGTTCTTTCATCACCTGTCCCGAGTGCTCTTCTTCCATGCGAATAAGGATGCCCAGTGACAGGGTGGCGTGGATATCGGCCTGACCGATATCTAGAATCTGTGCGTCGTATTTTGCAAGTATGCCCATCACCGATGCGGTCAGTCCAGGACGATCCTGACCAGTGATGCGTACAAGTATTTGTTCTTCTTTCTTCTGTTCC
Proteins encoded:
- a CDS encoding outer membrane beta-barrel protein, with amino-acid sequence MKTILVGIAVWLSALACYAQADTTQVRKKKERTIELSGEVYDSFTKAKVKALITLMRSDSTFVDSMTCWTWSTSSYYQFKVPAKNADYIIKASAEGYNDTTMNYKLRHIARNSWFELPRILMKKKQRSDDDIYKEIGLGGVVVTGTKVKLAYRGDTLVYNASAFNLPEGSMLDGLIRQMPGAELKDNGDIYINGKKVDYLTLNGKDFFKGQNKVMLDNLPYYTVKELKVFDKSTKQSELIGHDVEKKDYVMDVQLKREYNRGLMGNIEGGYGTDKRYMGRLFGLYYDDHSRVSVFANANNVNETHRPGAEGEWTPSNTPQGLRSMKQTGLHIETEDADKNWETNLDAVFAWDDADNMSRTSSERFATGGNILGGSESWSRQKDFRFQAFDYFQIKKPVTLWGTLNVTYTNGHRTNGSQDSTYRESLINQSFNDGLTRYRTLNLSGTIGLHHKFAWGDYLMGGLTGSYTRQKPSDSWTMNRTLFTQTSDTDLRHNYADTHGDNYSYEAEFGYYLQLLNRWFIGANASYTQSLDNSNNLRYRLDRLAEDKLQTEWLPSTHEELKSVIDLNNCDEQQLLTRTASTTLEVMHSSDNEYFSFSLPIKNPHERLYYNDFAGLDTIARRSYVEIAPSISWSRWGKKNGLNSLGYSMNMSRPSLADLMPVDDTTNPLVTTINNPDLKPTLTHNVNIGFQFNNDSIRRFIRVWSNASLTQHSIGTRTIYDTATGVYTYMQDNINGNWNWNLGTSYEQPLDSAKRITLQQRFSVDYLHSVDFDVVYESNKPFEEYDFLKSTVHNWTLNEHLGVEYQKDKLTIGISGEIDWRRSTSHRANFENISAFDYNYGGLLRYTIPWVELNIATDIRMYSRRGYQSEMMNTDDLVWNAELARSLFNEKLTLKFTAFDLLHQLSNKQYSVNAQGRTETWNNCIPRYLMLSVAYKFNKQPKK
- the serB gene encoding phosphoserine phosphatase SerB, which gives rise to MEQKKEEQILVRITGQDRPGLTASVMGILAKYDAQILDIGQADIHATLSLGILIRMEEEHSGQVMKELLFKATELGVNIGFAPITDEEYEDWVGHQGKNRYILMVMGRQLEAKQIEAATRVIADQGLNIDSIIRLTGRKSIKNPAKHTRACIEFSLRGEPANRHEMQSKFLKLSAEMEIDFSFQRDDMFRRMRRLICFDMDSTLIQTECIDELAERAGVGAQVRAITESAMRGEIDFKESFTRRVKLLKGLDVSVMQDIAEHLPITEGVDRLMTILKRCGYKIAILSGGFTYFGEHLQRKYGIDYVYANELEVDENGKLTGNYVGEIVDGHRKAELLKLIAQVEKVNLAQTIAVGDGANDLPMISEAGLGIAFHAKPRVVANAKQSINTIGLDGVLYFLGFKDSYLGDQGKL